The Helicobacter cetorum MIT 00-7128 region GTAATGAAAAACCAATGATAATTTTGCTCCCAAATAGACACAAAATCAACACTACAAAAAACACGGTTAAAGAAGTTAGAAGTGTGCGACTTAAGGTATTAGAAATGGCCTCATTAATCGCACAAGCAACATTGCTAGACCTCTTAGCTAACATTTCCTCTCTAATCCTATCAAAAATAATAATCGTATCGTTGATAGAATACCCAATCAAAGTAAGAAGTGCGGCAATCACCTCTAAATTCATATCAATTTTAAAAACAATCACCGAAGTGGCTACAATAATAACATCATGCACTAAGGCTACAACACTAGCAAGCGCAAAACGCCATTCATAGCGAAAACTCACATAAATCATAATCGCTATTAAAGCTAAAATCAGCGACAAGATTCCCTTTTCTTTTAGCTCACTTCCTACTCTAGGACCTACGGTGTCAAATTTACGGATTTCAAAATCACCACTAGGTTTTAGAATGTTAGCTACTATGGTATTTAAATCTTCGTTTTGAGCTGTTTCTATGAAAGGAAATTTAATTAAAATCTCTTCTTTAGAACCAAATTCACTTACTTGCACACCTTTAAAACGAGCCTCTTTCTCAAATAGTTCACGCACTTCTTTAATAGGAGCATTTTGAGCATAACGCACTTGCACCACGCTCCCCCCAGCAAAATCAATCCCTAAAGAAAACCCCTTAAAGAATAAAAGCCCTAATGCCATAACAACTAGAATTGCTGAAATTACAATCCCATAATTAGAATAACGCATAAAATTGAGAATTTTAGTCTGCTTAAAAATTTCCATTCAAAATCTCCTAAGCTCTCTTATTTTTTATGCCAAACCAAAAATAAAGGCTCTTGGTTTGAGAAAGTTTGGGTAAAAGGGCTTGATAAATCCCTTGTGTACCTACAATAGCAGTGATAATAGAGGCTAAAATTCCAATTCCTGTTGTAAGGGCAAAGCCTTTAATCGCCCCTGTGCCATAGGCATATAATAATACTGAGGCAATTAAAGAAGTGATATTAGAATCAAAAATTGCCCTACTAGCATTAATGTATCCTAAGTGAATAGCCTTAGCAA contains the following coding sequences:
- the secF gene encoding protein translocase subunit SecF, whose translation is MEIFKQTKILNFMRYSNYGIVISAILVVMALGLLFFKGFSLGIDFAGGSVVQVRYAQNAPIKEVRELFEKEARFKGVQVSEFGSKEEILIKFPFIETAQNEDLNTIVANILKPSGDFEIRKFDTVGPRVGSELKEKGILSLILALIAIMIYVSFRYEWRFALASVVALVHDVIIVATSVIVFKIDMNLEVIAALLTLIGYSINDTIIIFDRIREEMLAKRSSNVACAINEAISNTLSRTLLTSLTVFFVVLILCLFGSKIIIGFSLPMLVGTIVGTYSSMFIAPKVAVLLGFDMEKYYENEAKKLKKAQEKEKMRRLYEGGQV